Proteins encoded within one genomic window of Gemmatimonadota bacterium:
- a CDS encoding redoxin domain-containing protein, whose product MSKSNWNWCVVLIVGLLLWARPVDAAVEVGSPAPAFCLPAQDGETVCLSEFTGKQNVLLLFYILDFTPGUTLQLATGQDARQEKQLDAVVLGISTNHTASQRIFREQLALSYPLLSAFDAPEVVENYVGWLDREKRLSQRAYVLIDTDGIVRFVRVMQNPGEVLPVSELEAELAKLKSAQ is encoded by the coding sequence ATGAGCAAATCGAACTGGAATTGGTGCGTAGTCCTCATCGTTGGTCTGCTGCTGTGGGCTCGTCCCGTCGATGCCGCGGTTGAGGTCGGGAGTCCCGCGCCCGCCTTCTGTTTGCCCGCACAGGACGGTGAGACGGTCTGTCTCTCGGAGTTTACGGGCAAACAGAATGTCCTGCTGCTGTTTTATATTTTGGACTTTACCCCAGGCTGAACCCTCCAGTTAGCAACCGGGCAGGACGCTCGGCAGGAAAAGCAACTCGACGCGGTGGTCCTGGGAATCAGTACGAACCACACGGCTTCCCAGCGCATATTTCGCGAGCAACTGGCCCTCAGTTATCCGTTGTTGAGCGCGTTTGACGCCCCCGAGGTCGTTGAAAACTATGTGGGCTGGCTGGACCGGGAAAAGCGGCTCAGCCAGAGAGCCTATGTGCTGATTGATACGGACGGGATCGTGCGTTTTGTCCGCGTCATGCAGAACCCCGGAGAGGTTCTGCCGGTAAGCGAGTTGGAGGCTGAGCTAGCCAAGCTCAAATCGGCCCAGTAA